CATTTACACCTTTTATAAAAAAAGGTTTTTCACAGGTGACAAATATTGATGATGATGCAATAGCTGAGATTTATAGACTTGCTTGTGGAAACCCACAGAGAATCCAACAAATCTGTCATTGGCTTTTTTCTAAAGCAATAGATGGAAAAGTTCCTACACCTACCCTTGTAAAAGAGGTTGTTGTGGAGATATGTTTGAGTTTGGATAAAGAATTTGAGGATGAGCTAGATGGAATAAAAAACAGAAGGCAAAGACAAATTCTCAAAGCCCTATCAATTGATCCAACTGAAAAGCCTATGTCTATGGAATTTATCCAGAAACATGCATTGGGTCCTGCAAGTAGTGTTCAAACTGCACTGAAAGGACTGATAGAAAAAGGCGTGCTGGACAATAGATACGAGTTTGTTGATCCTTTATTTAAAGTATGGCTTTTATTTAAACATCGTAAAATGATTTGATGTTTAAAAACGAATATATGTATGGAGTAAGCTTTATGAATACAAGCTTATTAAGGTGAAAATGAAAAAAATGAAGATACTTGCAGCAATACCCTGCTATAATGAGGAAGCAACTATTGGAAGCGTTATTTTAAAGGCAAGAAGGCATGTCGATGAAGCTCTGGTAATAGATGATGGAAGTATTGACAGCACGGCAAAGATAGCAGAAGAGGCAGGAGCAAAAGTAATAGGGCATGAGGAAAATAAAGGTAAGGCATACGGGATAAAAAGTGCTTTTAAATATGCCTTGGAAAATGATTTTGATGTTGTTGTTACTCTGGATGGAGACGGGCAGCATGATGCAGACGAAATTCCAGATTTGCTAAGGCCTGTTATAAATAGGGAAGCAGATATGGCAATAGGTTTCCGTTTTGGCAGGCTTACAGAAATGCCTTTATGGAGGAAGACGGGGAAAAGAGCCCTGGATTATGCCACAGGGTTGAAAGCAGAAAAGGTTACAGACAGTCAGTGCGGATTCAGAGCTTTCAATAGAAAAGCCGTGGAAGGGTTTGTCCATCGTTTGAGAGGAAATGGATTCAGTGCGGAGAGTGAGCAATTAATTCTTGCAAAAGATTTTAACCTAAAAATTGCTGAAGTAAGAACTTCCTGTAAATACAAAAATTTGAAAACGTCTAAAAAAAATCCGTTCTCACATGGCCCTTCTGTTTTAAGATATATTCTTTGGCTCGTTGCTGAAAGGAGACCGTTGCTCTTTATCGGTGTTCCTGGACTGGCTTCTATCCTGGTGGGCTTATTTTTTGGAATGAAAACACTACAATATTACAGCAAAGGCGAAGTTTATCTATCAGGTGCTCTGCTTGCCATTTTCTTTTTGATTATCGGCACTCTGGCTGTTCTCATGAGTTTGCTGTTGAATATTCTTCCGCACATTATTCAAAGGGCAAGAGAAGATTAAAATGAAAATTTGTATTATCCTGGGAACACGCCCAGAAATAATAAAGATGAGCCCGATAATAAGGGAATGCGAAAGGCTTAGTTTAGATTACTTTATTTTGCATACAGGTCAGCATTATTCGTACAATATGGACAGAGTTTTCTTTGAACAATTGGAGTTGCCAGAAGTAAAATATAATCTGGATGCAGGCTCAGGCTCGCACGGGGAGC
This region of Candidatus Thermoplasmatota archaeon genomic DNA includes:
- a CDS encoding glycosyltransferase, with the protein product MKKMKILAAIPCYNEEATIGSVILKARRHVDEALVIDDGSIDSTAKIAEEAGAKVIGHEENKGKAYGIKSAFKYALENDFDVVVTLDGDGQHDADEIPDLLRPVINREADMAIGFRFGRLTEMPLWRKTGKRALDYATGLKAEKVTDSQCGFRAFNRKAVEGFVHRLRGNGFSAESEQLILAKDFNLKIAEVRTSCKYKNLKTSKKNPFSHGPSVLRYILWLVAERRPLLFIGVPGLASILVGLFFGMKTLQYYSKGEVYLSGALLAIFFLIIGTLAVLMSLLLNILPHIIQRARED